CTGATCCGCGATGGTCAGGAAAAGCTTCTCATGGAAAATATCGACACCATCCGCCGGCAGGAAGATAATCTGGTTCTGCGGGATATTTTTGGGGAAGAAAAGACGGTGAAGGCAAGGTTTCATGAAGCGGATATGCTGCATCACCGGATTGTTTTGGAAGAGATTTCCTGAGAAGATCCACTTTGTGCCTTGATGTCTTGGCGGCAAAAAGGTTTAAAAAAAGGGGCCTGACACCCAGAGGAGGGGGAGGTGAAAGGCCCCTTCGGCTTTCACCGGGAATCCGGATCAGAGGAGAAACCGTTTCCCAATGTAAGCCATTTGGTCGCTTTTGCCCCCTGCAGCCATCTGCAGGGAATTTTTGAGTTTCTAAAGAGTTTTTTGTTTCATTCACTCCCTAACCCTGCGGCAGACTGCAGGGTTGTCACTTGCTCTGCATGCTCAAACCAGGACCGCCCCTCGACCTGGTTCAGATTGAGTGATCTACTTGTTCTTCCTCCATTCAGCAGACCCAGTACGGCCCGTTCAGCATCGTCGCGATCTTCCCGGATCGTTTTTATCCCTTTAACAGATAGGAGTTCTGAAATCGGTTCCGGACAATCTTTGACGATCACCGTTTTGCAGTCCTCAACCGCGGCCATGATCCCGTGGATCTGAGTCCTTTTTGACCGGGCATGGATCCTGCCGTTTCTGATCTCGTAGATCAGGAAAATGAGGCTTCCGATCAGATGACCGCTGATCCTTTCTCCATCATTGGACGGCACGGCGATCTTGAACATTATTTCGGCCCTCCTCCGCAGCCTGGTTCGGGCTTTTCGGTTAAGACCCATGAATCAGGGCCGGCCCCGCATGGACAAAGCTCCGGCGGCTCCTTGGCAGCGGGAACTTCCATCATGCAATCTTCACAGATATAAACCTTGATCATTGTTCTATCCCTCCTCTAAGCGTCTACGGTTTCACGGGCCTTTCGCCAGCCTTCTTCTTGAAGTTTTCTGGCCCGGCTGATGCTCCATTCCCGTATCATCTGCAGATACTTTGCCTTATCGGTTTTGGCCACCTGGGCCAATGCCTCCTTCTCCTTGTTGGCCTGGTGAAGGTCCGTGGGCGTAAATCCCTGCCATGTGGAATACCCCTCATCGAAGATCAGATCCGGAGTGACGGCTTCTTTGCTCAGCCCCATCTTCGCTGCATAGAGGGAGACGACCTCCATGTCATACTCGATGATCCAGCCGTTATCACGGATCATGGTCCCGGCATTAAAGCCAACATCCTCGCTGCAGGAAGGGCAGTAGATGGTCTTGACGGTCTCGTAAGGAAGAATCGAATTCAAGTGATGAAGACGCGCCGCTTCTTTACCGCAAGCGCATTCTTTTTCAATGGCCATGCACATGATGTAAACCTCCTCTTTTAAAATCCTAATAAATCAATCGGTTAACATAAACTATACTAAAATCATTCTGTTAATCATGAATATACACGGTCCTTTATCCTTTGTCAAGGGTCTCTTGAAAAAAAAGATTGACTCATATCAACCCCAGTGGTAGGTTGTCGGCAAAGAACCTTTTCAGGTGCTGAAAAGCCTAAAAGGGAAGAGGGTGAGAATCCCTCACGGACCCGCCGCTGTGATCGGGTTGTGTCATCGCAAAGTGGTCCTGTTCGTAAATATGGTGAAGCACCGAGAGGGTCGTAGGGCGGTCTCATCAAGGCGCGCGACTGCGGCGTACCCCATGTGGTACGCCGCAAAGAGCGGAACGCCGACGAGACGGCGCTACGGCACTCGAATGCCGCCGTATTTACGAATAGGGCCACTCAAAACCACTGTCTGCCTCAGGCGGACGGGAAGGTGCGATGAACTTCCTCCAACCGGACGTTGGAGGCGCCCGTAAGTCAGAAGACCTGCCTGATATGGAAAAATGTTCACCGGACTTCGAGGCTTAAGGGTGGTGAATGCGTGATCGTTCAGACCCCGTTTTCCCTTTGGAAATCCGGGGTTTTTGTTTTTTGAGAGGCATCTCCGAAGCAGGAGATTAAGACATAAGGGTCCAAGGGGCCTAGGGGCCAAGGGGTCAAGTGAACCACTCGAACCCTTGAACCCTTGAACCCTCGAATCCTTCCACAAAATGGAAGAGGAGCCTTTTTCTGGATATGGGAAGATTCACCTTGATCATCGGTGGTGCGAGGAGCGGGAAAAGCCGGTTCGCCCTGAAGATAGGAGAGAAAGTCGGAAAGGACCGAATCCTTGTGGCCACGGCCCGGTCCACCGACCCCGAAATGGAGGGGCGTATCCTGAGGCACAAACTGGAACGCGGACCCTTGTGGGAGACATTCGAAGAGCCGCTCGATGTCGTCTCCCTGCTCGGTTCTTTTCAGTCCGGCGCCCATGTGGTCGTGATCGACTGTTTGACCGTGCTTCTTTCCAACCTGATGATTGAAAGGAAGTATGAAGATGAGGAGCTCCTGTGCGAGATCGACTCCCTCGCCTCGGCCGTTCATAAGTCTCCCTTTCCGGTGATCGCCGTGGCCAATGAGGTGGGCATGGGTCTGGTTCCCGCGGAGCCCCTGGGGAGACGGTTCAGGGACCTGGCGGGCATGGCCAACCAGCGTCTGGCAGAAGCGGCTGACGAGGTTTTTCTGGTCACGGCGGGAATCCCGCTTTGTCTAAAAAAATTGGAGATGCATGATGAGTGACAATGGGATGCAGAAGATCAACGAGGTGATCCGCAGGATCAGGCCCATGGACCCGGACCTGGACCGACGCGTACAGGCAAGGTTGGATGATCAGGTCATGCCCCTCCGCGCTTTGGGGAGGATCCAGTCCCTGGGAAAGCAGGTGGCCCTGATTCAGGGCAAAGAGCGGCCCGAGATCCGTCACAAGAGGATCTTTACCTTTGCAGGTGATCACGGTGTGGTGGAGGAGGGGGTTTCGGCCTTTCCTAAAGCAGTGACCCGGGAGATGGTGCGAAATTTCGTGAGGGGCGGCGCCGGCATCAATGTGCTGGCCCGGCATGCGGGCGCCGAGGTTGTGGTGGTGGATATGGGAGTGGACGGCGATCTTCTGGAGCTTTCGGGGATTGAACATCAAAAGGTGGCGCGGGGGACCCGGAATTTCACACAGGGTCCGGCCATGACCAGGGAGCAGGCCGTCTCGGCAATCAACATCGGGATCTCCCTTGCAGAGAAATACGGCGATCAAACAGACCTCATCGGCACCGGAGACATGGGGATCGGGAACACCACCCCCAGCAGCGCGATGGCGGCCGTGCTCACGGACCGGCCCGTGGCCCAGGTCACGGGGAGAGGGACCGGCATCGGGGACGAGGCGCTGCAGCGGAAGATCCGGGTGATCGAAAAGGGGATTGCAGTGAACCAGCCGGACCCTTCGGATCCTCTCGACGTCCTGCACAAGCTCGGCGGTTTTGAGATCGCCGGGATTACAGGCCTGATCCTCGGTGCGGCGGCCCGCAGGATCCCGGTGGTCATCGACGGGCTGATCTCCACGGCCGGGGCCCTGATCGCTTATACCCTCGCGCCCCAGACGGCTCCTTATATGATTGCCGCTCACCGTTCCGTGGAGATCGGCCACCAGGTCATGCTCGACCGGATGGGACTTCAGCCTCTCCTCGATCTCAATCTCCGTCTGGGAGAGGGGACCGGAGCGGCCCTCGGTTTCTTAATCGTTGAAGCGGGGGTCAAGGTCTTGAATGAGGTTTTGACATTTGCGGAGGCGGGTGTGTCGGAGAAATCATGATGATCGATGATGGTATGATTCGTGAATGGCCCCGGCGGTTTGCCACGGCCTGGCGGTTCCTGACGATCATCCCTCTGGGTCCGGAGGCGGACCTCTCTCCGGAGAGGCTGGGGAAGTCCATGGCCATGTTTCCGGCGGTGGGGCTGGTCCTGGGGCTGATCCTGGTCGGGCTCCATGCTCTTCTTGGTTACGTATTCCCAACATTGCTTGTGGACCTCTCGGTGATTTCATCGCTGATCCTCATGACCGGAGGTTTGCATCTGGACGGGTTTGCGGATTCGATTGACGGACTGGCCGGCGGCAGGAACCGGGAAGAGATTCTGGAGATCATGCGGGACAGCCGGGTCGGGGTCATCGGGGTCATTGCGCTCATTCTCCTGATCTTCTTCAAGGTGGTCTCCTTGGACCAGTGCCCCGAGAGATGGAAGCCGGGCCTGCTGCTCTGCATGCCCTGCATGGGCCGATGGTCCATGCTTCAGATGTCCGCCTTTTCCAGATATGCCAGAGAGGGGGAGGGGACCGGGAGGGCCTTTGCCGATTTTTCGGGGCGGCCGGAGTATCTCGTGGGGTTTGTCTTTACCTCTGCGGCCGTGATTCCGGCCCTCGGGCTCAAAGGGCTCCTGATCCTCGGCCTGATCGGGCTTACGACCTATCTCACGACCCGGTTTTTCGAGGCCAGACTCGGAGGGGTGACCGGCGACACCCATGGGTTCACAGGGGAACTGAGTGAGGCCCTTTTTCTCTTGCTGGGAGCGGCCGTGTTATGAAACCAATAAGAGCGCATCAAGTTCGGACCAGGGTTTATATCGCCAGGCACGGACAGGTGGAAAACTTCATATCCGGGGTCTACAACGGGCAGACCGATGTGCCGATTACACAGGTGGGGCGGGAGCAGATGCTCTCCCTGCTGGACAGGGTACGGGGCTGCGGCATCTCCGCGGTCTATTGCAGTGACCTTTTCCGTACGGTGGAGGGAGCGGAGATCATCGCCGGAGGCCTGAACCTCCCCTACGAGAAGCTCCCGGGGCTCCGCGAGCGGAACTTCGGGGACTGGGAAGGTCTGACCTACGAGGAGATCGGAAGGGACTATCCGGATCTTTTCGGCTATTGGCAGAAAGACGTGACCGCGGTTCGGCCTCCCGGAGGCGGAGAGAGTTCCTATGACCTTTCCGAACGGGTGCTCAAGACCTATCTCCCTCTGCTGGAGAAACACAGTGGCGGGAATATCTTCATCGTTGCGCACGGCGGCGTGAACCGTCTGATCCTCGCCCATGCCATGAAGCTTGAGATCCGATACATCTTCAGGATGGACCAGGCCTTCGGGTGCCTGAACATGATCGATTATTATGACGACGGGTTTGCACACGTGAAACTGATAAACGGGGTATAGGAGCTGACATTGAAACGTTTCGTCATTGCCGGTGTCTCGAGCGGTGCAGGGAAGACCACGGTCTCTCTGGGGCTGATGGCTGCGTTCATGGAGGATGGGCTTTCGGTCCAGCCGTTCAAGACCGGTCCGGATTTCATTGATCCGCTCTTTCACACAAAGATCTGCGGCCGCTCCTCACGCAACCTGGATGGATGGCTCATGGGAAGAGAGGCTGTCCTCTCCTCGTTCCAGAGGGCATCCCTGGGTGCGGATATCTGCGTGGTTGAAGGGGTCATGGGACTCTTCGACGGGTATGACGCAAGGTCCGAAGCCGGCTCCACGGCCGAGATCGCCAAGTGGCTGCATGCGCCCGTGATCCTCACGGTGGACGCCCGCTCCATGGCCCGAAGCGCGGGCGCCCTGGTCCGGGGGTTCGAGACGTTCGATTCGGCACTCAATGTCGCCGGGGTAATCTTCAACCGGATGGGGAGCGAGAGGCACATGAAGTGGCTGACCCAGGCCGTGGAGGATCACTGCGGGGCGAGGTGCCTGGGAGGACTCTTGCCGGATGCAGATCTGACCCTGCCCGAGCGTCATCTGGGGCTTTCCACGGATCAAGTGGGCCGGATCGACGAGGCCTGGATCCGGAGACTGGCTCTCGGCGTCCGGCAGGGGATGGATCTTTCAGGGCTCCTCGACCTTGCCGAAGCAGGACCGCTTCAGCCTTACAGTGACCCGTCCGGCACGCCCCATGTGGGTAAGGGAGTCCGGATCGGCGTGGCCATGGATGAGGCCTTCTGTTTCTACTATGAAGACAACCTTGACCTTCTCCGGGACATGGGGGCTGAACTCATCTTTTTCAGTCCGCTTCATGATTTGCGCCTTCCCGGGAATGTGGACGGGCTTTATCTGGGCGGAGGGTATCCTGAGGTCTATGCGGAACACCTGAGTCAGAACCAATCCCTGCTTATGGAGGTCAGGGAGGCGGCGGAGTCCGGGCTCCCCATCTATGCGGAGTGCGGCGGCATGATCTTCCTTTCCCGGGGGATCTATGATGCGGGGGGGGACCTCTATCCCATGGCCGGTGTCTTCCCCTTTGAAACCGAGATGCTCACCCGTCGGCAGGCACTGGGATATGTCACGGTCATCCTGGAGGAGGAGAACCTGCTGGGGAGCCCCGGTGATGTGATCCGGGGGCACGAGTTTCATTACTCCCGGATCAGAGAGATGGGCGGCGCTGTGCGGTGCACCACATCCGTGCAAAAACGGGCCGGAGAGGAGAAATACCCCGAAGGGTTCATGGTGAAAAACACCTTCGGGAGTTATGTCCACCTCCATTTCGGTTCCCAGAAGAACCTTGCCGGCAATTTGGTACTGAGGATGAAACAGGCCCGGGCCAAGACCGGGTAAAGAAAAGAGGATCATCTCCAAAAGAGTGGGTGAAAAATCAGGGGTCAAGGGGTCAAGGATTCCAGGGGTCAAGTGAAGTGCTAAAGACATAAGGGGCCGAGGGTCATAGGGTTCAAGGATTCCAGTGTTTTTCTCTGGAGATTTTGCTTGCGTTTAAGTATTTCACTTGACCCCTTGAACCCTGGAATCCTCGAACCCTATGACCCTCGGCCCCTTATGTCTTTAGCACTTCACTTGACCCCTGGAATCCTTGACCCCTTGACCCCTGATTTTTCACCCACTCTTTTGGAGATGATCCTCTTTTCTTTACCCGGTCTTGGCCCGGGCCTGTTTCATCCTCAGTACCAAATTGCCGGCAAGGTTCTTCTGGGAACCGAAATGGAGGTGGACATAACTCCCGAAGGTGTTTTTCACCATGAACCCTTCGGGGTAT
The sequence above is a segment of the Nitrospirae bacterium CG2_30_53_67 genome. Coding sequences within it:
- a CDS encoding cobalamin 5'-phosphate synthase, translated to MIREWPRRFATAWRFLTIIPLGPEADLSPERLGKSMAMFPAVGLVLGLILVGLHALLGYVFPTLLVDLSVISSLILMTGGLHLDGFADSIDGLAGGRNREEILEIMRDSRVGVIGVIALILLIFFKVVSLDQCPERWKPGLLLCMPCMGRWSMLQMSAFSRYAREGEGTGRAFADFSGRPEYLVGFVFTSAAVIPALGLKGLLILGLIGLTTYLTTRFFEARLGGVTGDTHGFTGELSEALFLLLGAAVL
- a CDS encoding bifunctional adenosylcobinamide kinase/adenosylcobinamide-phosphate guanylyltransferase translates to MGRFTLIIGGARSGKSRFALKIGEKVGKDRILVATARSTDPEMEGRILRHKLERGPLWETFEEPLDVVSLLGSFQSGAHVVVIDCLTVLLSNLMIERKYEDEELLCEIDSLASAVHKSPFPVIAVANEVGMGLVPAEPLGRRFRDLAGMANQRLAEAADEVFLVTAGIPLCLKKLEMHDE
- a CDS encoding nicotinate-nucleotide--dimethylbenzimidazole phosphoribosyltransferase — encoded protein: MQKINEVIRRIRPMDPDLDRRVQARLDDQVMPLRALGRIQSLGKQVALIQGKERPEIRHKRIFTFAGDHGVVEEGVSAFPKAVTREMVRNFVRGGAGINVLARHAGAEVVVVDMGVDGDLLELSGIEHQKVARGTRNFTQGPAMTREQAVSAINIGISLAEKYGDQTDLIGTGDMGIGNTTPSSAMAAVLTDRPVAQVTGRGTGIGDEALQRKIRVIEKGIAVNQPDPSDPLDVLHKLGGFEIAGITGLILGAAARRIPVVIDGLISTAGALIAYTLAPQTAPYMIAAHRSVEIGHQVMLDRMGLQPLLDLNLRLGEGTGAALGFLIVEAGVKVLNEVLTFAEAGVSEKS